A window of the Megalopta genalis isolate 19385.01 chromosome 2, iyMegGena1_principal, whole genome shotgun sequence genome harbors these coding sequences:
- the LOC117220565 gene encoding protein FAM151B isoform X2, which translates to MSNAVDPKVFFTSAKDNLTQIVWAHAVNSAKDLADNLAKKTELMLEADVKMGKKTDSNTADDVPIMSHDNKTSDLTLQDFVDKVNQTSGINKGVKLDFKETDAVTKSKDILDKLNNAPFPVFLNADILKGSAADKEPAVNKDTFLNTVKVYKNVILSLGWTTTDGKKDANYTDEDVNGMLKVVKDSQLNQSMITYAVRASAASVSHKQMENLLKNTDSTLTVWSGKNDTVDEQKLSELVKHIGVNKVYLDVTDELKNKLDLNGASGMTVATMTILGSLFVSLFLNGMPRSG; encoded by the exons ATGAGCAACGCCGTCGATCCGAAGGTCTTCTTCACGTCCGCGAAGGACAACCTGACGCAGATCGTCTGGGCCCATGCAGTGAACAGCGCGAAGGACCTGGCAGATAATCTTGCGAAGA AAACGGAGCTGATGCTGGAGGCCGACGTGAAGATGGGCAAGAAGACGGATTCGAACACCGCTGACGATGTCCCCATAATGTCCCACGATAATAAGACTAGCGATCTGACCCTGCAGGACTTCGTGGATAAAGTGAATCAGACGTCAGGCATCAATAAGGGTGTGAAGTTGGACTTCAAGGAAACGGATGCTGTCACAAAGAGCAAGGACATACTGGACAAACTGAACAAC GCGCCATTCCCGGTGTTCCTCAACGCGGACATTCTCAAAGGGTCCGCGGCCGATAAAGAACCCGCAGTCAACAAAGACACCTTCCTGAACACCGTCAAGGTGTATAAAAACGTTATCCTGTCCCTGGGCTGGACCACTAC TGACGGGAAGAAGGACGCAAACTACACCGACGAGGATGTCAATGGGATGTTGAAGGTAGTGAAGGACAGCCAACTAAACCAGTCGATGATCACTTACGCGGTGCGAGCATCCGCAGCCTCGGTGAGCCACAAACAGATGGAGAATCTTTTGAAGAATACCGACAGCACGTTGACAGTCTGGTCCGGCAAGAACGACACAGTTGACGAGCAGAAGTTGTCGGAGCTGGTCAAACACATCGGTGTCAATAAAGTGTACCTCGACGTGACAGACGAACTGAAGAACAAGCTGGACCTGAACGGAGCGTCCGGTATGACCGTCGCCACGATGACGATCCTCGGCTCCCTCTTCGTCAGCCTCTTCCTCAACGGGATGCCGCGAAGCGGTTGA
- the LOC117220565 gene encoding protein FAM151B isoform X1, producing MKGAIVVLLLAVLQADMSNAVDPKVFFTSAKDNLTQIVWAHAVNSAKDLADNLAKKTELMLEADVKMGKKTDSNTADDVPIMSHDNKTSDLTLQDFVDKVNQTSGINKGVKLDFKETDAVTKSKDILDKLNNAPFPVFLNADILKGSAADKEPAVNKDTFLNTVKVYKNVILSLGWTTTDGKKDANYTDEDVNGMLKVVKDSQLNQSMITYAVRASAASVSHKQMENLLKNTDSTLTVWSGKNDTVDEQKLSELVKHIGVNKVYLDVTDELKNKLDLNGASGMTVATMTILGSLFVSLFLNGMPRSG from the exons AAGCCGACATGAGCAACGCCGTCGATCCGAAGGTCTTCTTCACGTCCGCGAAGGACAACCTGACGCAGATCGTCTGGGCCCATGCAGTGAACAGCGCGAAGGACCTGGCAGATAATCTTGCGAAGA AAACGGAGCTGATGCTGGAGGCCGACGTGAAGATGGGCAAGAAGACGGATTCGAACACCGCTGACGATGTCCCCATAATGTCCCACGATAATAAGACTAGCGATCTGACCCTGCAGGACTTCGTGGATAAAGTGAATCAGACGTCAGGCATCAATAAGGGTGTGAAGTTGGACTTCAAGGAAACGGATGCTGTCACAAAGAGCAAGGACATACTGGACAAACTGAACAAC GCGCCATTCCCGGTGTTCCTCAACGCGGACATTCTCAAAGGGTCCGCGGCCGATAAAGAACCCGCAGTCAACAAAGACACCTTCCTGAACACCGTCAAGGTGTATAAAAACGTTATCCTGTCCCTGGGCTGGACCACTAC TGACGGGAAGAAGGACGCAAACTACACCGACGAGGATGTCAATGGGATGTTGAAGGTAGTGAAGGACAGCCAACTAAACCAGTCGATGATCACTTACGCGGTGCGAGCATCCGCAGCCTCGGTGAGCCACAAACAGATGGAGAATCTTTTGAAGAATACCGACAGCACGTTGACAGTCTGGTCCGGCAAGAACGACACAGTTGACGAGCAGAAGTTGTCGGAGCTGGTCAAACACATCGGTGTCAATAAAGTGTACCTCGACGTGACAGACGAACTGAAGAACAAGCTGGACCTGAACGGAGCGTCCGGTATGACCGTCGCCACGATGACGATCCTCGGCTCCCTCTTCGTCAGCCTCTTCCTCAACGGGATGCCGCGAAGCGGTTGA